A window of the Scleropages formosus chromosome 21, fSclFor1.1, whole genome shotgun sequence genome harbors these coding sequences:
- the LOC108918677 gene encoding male-specific lethal 1 homolog yields MSMRSTVFAGAGYKLDAAGKKEAERLRREPGDALPDAPRKTSQSPGAKAALALIVSGHSKVGSAPAHEETVVAAGTALGKPVGGEGTAARGRSVLAHGNGADRTEREGADKGLVPAALCSARKSPGHWPAQATCLRQIVLLQLDLIEQQQQQLQAKDKEIEELKADKDTLLARIERMERRLQLGKKDTRDKRLFQPLEPWTPDKDDFLEGETAESPPLHTPKNISFGRSGKGHKRKFCFLDTKTPKSRGKSKFSPHKSETEGGSPFQRELRSKETPEKMGVGRQSLQGDASPVAKEPPKSSGQIEDLPYMSTTEMYLCRWHQPPPSPLREPSPKKEEVVAIPSWRENVIEPLEKEVVFDIPENLDDGAFLKRHAKLELDEKRRKRWDIQRIREQRMFQRLQQRMNKKKGFQESEPEVSSFYPDIEDVESLLITPFLPVVAFGRPLPKLSQQNFELPWLDERSRCRIEMQKKQTPHRNCRK; encoded by the exons ATGAGCATGCGCTCCACGGTGTTCGCCGGCGCCGGCTACAAGCTGGACGCTGCGGGGAAGAAGGAGGCCGAGAGGCTGCGGAGGGAGCCGGGGGACGCGCTACCCGACGCGCCCCGGAAGACGAGCCAGAGTCCTGGCGCTAAAGCGGCGCTCGCGCTCATCGTGAGCGGCCACAGCAAGGTGGGGTCAGCGCCCGCGCATGAGGAGACCGTGGTGGCTGCCGGCACGGCGCTCGGCAAGCCCGTGGGAGGCGAGGGCACGGCGGCCCGCGGCAGGAGCGTGCTGGCCCACGGCAACGGCGCCGACAGAACGGAGCGGGAGGGCGCAGACAAGGGGCTCGTCCCCGCAGCGCTGTGCAGCGCGAGGAAGAGCCCGGGCCACTGGCCCGCGCAGGCCACGTGTCTGCGGCAGAtagtgctgctgcagctggacctcatcgagcagcagcagcagcagctgcaggccaAGGACAAGGAGATCGAGGAGCTGAAGGCGGACAAGGACACG CTGCTGGCGCGTATTGAGCGCATGGAGCGCCGCCTGCAGCTGGGCAAGAAGGACACACGTGACAAGCGTCTTTTCCAACCTCTTGAACCCTGGACGCCTGACAAGGATGACTTCCTAGAAGGAGAGACTGCTGAGAGTCCTCCGCTGCACACGCCCAAGAACATCTCTTTCGGTCGGAGTGGCAAAGGGCACAAAAG GAAGTTCTGCTTTCTGGACACCAAGACACCCAAGTCAAGGGGAAAGTCAAAGTTCTCACCCCACAAGTCAGAGACGGAAGGTGGGTCCCCCTTCCAAAGGGAACTGCGTAGCAAGGAAACCCCCGAGAAGATGGGTGTGGGACGGCAGTCGCTGCAGGGAGACGCATCGCCCGTGGCCAAGGAGCCACCCAAGAGTTCTGGTCAGATAGAGGACCTCCCCTACATGTCCACCACAGAGATGTACCTGTGCCGCTGGCATCAGCCACCGCCGTCGCCCCTGCGGGAGCCCTCGCCCAAGAAGGAGGAGGTTGTAGCCA tcCCATCGTGGAGAGAGAACGTCATTGAGCCCTTAGAGAAAGAGGTGGTCTTCGACATCCCAGAG AATTTGGATGACGGTGCATTTCTGAAACGGCACGCAAAGCTGGAGCTGGAtgagaagagaaggaaaag ATGGGACATCCAGAGGATTCGTGAGCAGCGCATGTTCCAGCGGCTGCAGCAGCGCATGAACAAGAAGAAGGGCTTTCAGGAGAGCGAACCCGAGGTTTCCTCCTTCTATCCTGACATCGAAGATG TGGAGTCCCTGTTGATCACCCCCTTCCTGCCTGTGGTGGCTTTCGGACGGCCGCTGCCCAAACTGTCTCAGCA GAACTTTGAACTTCCTTGGCTTGACGAACGCAGTCGCTGTCGCATTGAAATGCAAAAGAAGCAGACTCCACACCGGAATTGTCGGAAGTGA